One segment of Macrotis lagotis isolate mMagLag1 chromosome 1, bilby.v1.9.chrom.fasta, whole genome shotgun sequence DNA contains the following:
- the CRACDL gene encoding CRACD-like protein isoform X2, translating into MSSTRIMDIKMREAAEGLGEDNSGKKKSKFKTFKKFFGKKKRKETSSSASSSSWKPSQSESDVIAPVSLPIGYDSEDELEEHKGTLGSRALSHDSIFIPETGQDPPRPARVFSQENVSERIRALQMKIQYNMKLGPPPPCGIPTKRGEDAGMSSEDDGLPRSPPEMSLFHDINASTTTKFSDPHKHLSSLSLAGTGSEEEEQVPLGSSSRPLSPDQLFSRHASDTMTSPRTSDSSLSPLADFDYPPEFSSCLDNSAAKHKLLVKPRNQRSSKMRRLCSRAQSESLSDLTCTPEEEEEEGKQILKDHKDENSSYNKEEMMDKESVANSPDILRPEMPEEPSQSQENQDEKSEVLQFPDVFASPEELSSLVNNPETSAEINDSESDHLPSLDLPSLPENSSLPTQDEEQSKETSPTEVSPPTSSTCEELVCTLSEVQNQFSDSPLDMPSPKAISNTTEILSSLDCSEKNIEELKDSLEMSDAGKLTKESMIIADQGTQLPKSCLKNKNSSVTSSPSISPISLGSVSPKLTPISRHLEKRTTPEEIPKSEQQGSPPTSPRGEVSESKLERGANEVRSSRKFSVSSSWERPKTSNLYMKEHSGSETPSNTKFSLPKTNLASRNEMTRDNLQMNTEHQEGKLGSIKQALPVENDSQNSVGREADHSDLSCMSPASSAVLPKAAPCPQLPSQPVIEDKNPFQVKLRSTSLSFKYRDGSFTESRGMKRYSAEIRVEKGGLTLFSKDEKTQIKRLSDISAASPLNDKVKGKAKSSEQLSHKPPLPKKPVLQMIGTPHSHALPPGNLEKLDKSIKSPESRNETKTLEKKLPLHKVAGKNADHV; encoded by the exons GGAACACAAAGGTACCCTGGGGAGCCGTGCCCTTTCACATGACAGCATCTTCATTCCTGAAACGGGTCAAGATCCCCCCAGACCAGCTCGGGTGTTTTCTCAGGAAAATGTATCTGAGAGAATCAGAGCCTTACAG aTGAAAATCCAGTATAATATGAAATTGGGTCCCCCTCCTCCATGTGGGATTCCCACTAAACGGGGAGAGGATGCTGGCATGAGTTCTGAAGATGATGGGTTACCCAGGAGTCCTCCAGAAATGTCTCTATTTCATGATATAAATGCCAGCACAACAACAAAA TTCTCTGACCCTCACAAGCATCTTAGCTCTTTGAGTTTAGCTGGAACAGGCAGTGAAGAAGAAGAACAG GTTCCTTTAGGTTCTTCTTCCAGACCCCTCTCTCCAGACCAACTTTTCTCCAGACATGCCAGTGATACCATGACCTCTCCAAGGACATCTGACAGTAGTCTTTCACCTCTTGCAGATTTTGATTATCCTCCTGAGTTTTCTTCCTGCCTTGATAATTCTGCAGCAAAGCACAAACTCCTGGTTAAACCCCGAAACCAACGGTCCAGCAAAATGAGAAGGTTATGTTCG CGTGCACAGTCAGAGTCTCTAAGTGATCTGACTTGTACTccagaagaagaggaggaagaggggaaacaAATTCTCAAAGACCACAAAGATGAGAATTCCAGTTACAACAAGGAAGAAATGATGGACAAGGAGTCTGTAGCAAATAGCCCAGATATTTTGAGACCAGAGATGCCTGAAGAGCCTTCCCAGAGCCAAGAGAACCAAGATGAAAAGTCTGAGGTGCTCCAATTTCCTGATGTATTTGCCAGCCCAGAGGAGTTGTCATCATTAGTAAATAACCCTGAAACTTCAGCGGAAATCAATGACTCAGAGTCAGACCATTTACCTTCTTTagatctcccttctcttcctgaaAACTCCTCACTTCCTACTCAGGATGAAGAACAAAGCAAAGAAACATCTCCCACAGAAGTGTCTCCTCCTACAAGTAGCACATGTGAGGAATTGGTTTGTACACTTAGTGAAGTCCAAAATCAATTTTCAGACAGCCCTCTAGATATGCCTTCTCCAAAGGCTATTTCTAATACTACTGAAATTTTATCCAGTTTAGAttgttcagaaaaaaatatagaagaattaAAAGACAGTCTGGAAATGTCTGATGCTGGAAAATTAACAAAAGAATCCATGATAATAGCAGACCAGGGCACTCAGTTACCAAAGAGttgtttgaaaaacaaaaactcttcaGTCACCTCAAGTCCCAGTATTTCTCCCATTTCTCTAGGTTCAGTGTCACCAAAGCTGACACCTATCTCCAGGCACCTGGAGAAAAGGACCACTCCTGAAGAAATCCCCAAGTCTGAGCAGCAAGGCTCTCCTCCCACGTCTCCCAGGGGAGAGGTGTCAGAAAGTAAACTAGAAAGGGGAGCCAATGAAGTGAGGAGCTCAAGAAAATTCTCAGTGTCTTCCTCCTGGGAGAGACCAAAGACTAGCAACCTCTATATGAAAGAACATTCAGGCAGTGAGACTCCATCAAACACAAAATTTTCCTTGCCGAAGACGAACCTGGCCTCAAGAAATGAGATGACCAGGGATAATCTTCAGATGAACACTGAACACCAGGAAGGGAAATTGGGCAGTATAAAGCAGGCACTCCCAGTCGAGAATGACTCTCAGAACTCTGTAGGCAGAGAAGCTGACCACTCTGACTTGAGCTGTATGTCCCCAGCTTCTAGTGCTGTACTGCCAAAGGCAGCTCCCTGTCCACAGTTACCAAGTCAGCCTGTCATTGAAGACAAAAACCCCTTTCAAGTCAAACTCCGGTCCACCTCACTCTCTTTCAAATATAGAGATGGATCTTTCACAGAATCAAGAGGAATGAAGCGATATAGTGCAGAGATCAGGGTGGAGAAAGGAGGGTTGACTTTgttttcaaaagatgaaaaaactcaGATCAAAAGACTATCAGATATAAGTGCAGCTAGTCCTTTAAATGATAAGGTGAAGGGTAAAGCCAAGTCTTCTGAGCAGCTTAGTCACAAGCCTCCATTACCCAAGAAACCTGTTTTGCAAATGATAGGTACTCCCCATTCTCATGCACTCCCACCTGGGAACCTTGAAAAACTGGACAAATCAATCAAGTCTCCAGAATCCAGAAATGAAACTAAGACCTTGGAGAAAAAGTTGCCTCTTCACAAAGTAGCTGGTAAGAATGCTGATCATGTGTGA